From Acidobacteriota bacterium:
GTTGAGGGCTTCAAGATAAAGCCGTTTGCGGGTGACCACGGGCGCCTTGGCGTATTCCCTGTACACGGACATGAATCTCTCCGCATCGCCGAGGGCGTTGTTGACTCTTTCGGCCAGGTATCCCTCGGCCCCCCGGATCATCTGTTCCGCTTCGCCCGAAGCGCGGGGGATTTCGTTGTTGTATTCCGACCAGGCTTCGTTGATTTTTCTCTCTTTTTCCTGGATGGACTGGTTGACTTCGTTGAAGGACGGCTTGACGGGGTCGGGAGGATTGACGTCCTGAAAGATGAGCTGGTTGATGTCGATCCCGATTTCGTAGTCGTCGCAGAGCTCTTGCAGAGTAATCTTGCCTTCCATGGCGATCCGGGCCCGGCCCACGGTCAGGATTTCGTCGACCGAACTGTCTCCGACCACGCGGCGAATCATGGATTCGGTCATGGCTCGCAGGGTGTTTTCAGGGTCCCGCATCTTGAAAAGGTAATTGTAGGCGTCCTTGATCTTGTACTGGACGATCCATTCGGCCACGACGACGTTGAGGTCGCCGGTCAGCATGATGGATTCCATTCGGGCTTCGGCGGGAGTGGCATAGTCCGAGCGGATGCCCACCCGTGTCGTCCGAAAGCCGAACTCCATTTTGAGCTGGCGCTCGACGGGCACTTTGGTCAGACGCTCTATGCCCAGGGGGATCTTGATGTGAAGCCCGGGGTCGGTCGTCCGGACGAATTTGCCCAATCTCAGAATGACGCCGATTTCCTCGGGGCTGATCTGGTAGAGGGATCCCGCGAGGAGGACCAGGACCACGATGCCCGTAATGACGGCTTTAATGACCTTGGGACTTATTTTGGGAAGCTCCAAGTTGATTTGGGGGCGGTATTCGCGATTCATCCGCACCTCCTTTCTCCAATAGTGTTTTTATGTTACCACACCGCATCAGGCCGGTAAAGGCATTCCGTAAGCGACGACATCCAAGGGGGATGATGGGCCGTTGCGCCGGAGAGGCCGGAGGCGGTAAAATCATGAGGCCCATGAAGACATTCGTGTTGAGCGCAGAGGAACGCTTCATGCGCGAGGCCCTTATAGAAGCCTGCAAGGCCCGCGTCAAGGGTGAAGTGCCTATCGGCGCCGTCGTCGTTGCGGAAGGCCGCATCGTCGCCCGAGGTTCGAACCGCCCGGTATCGACACGCGACCCGTCGGCCCATGCCGAAATCGTCGCCTTGAGAAAAGCGGGGCGCAAACTGGGAAATTACCGGCTTTCCGGATGCGATTTGTATGTGACCCTTGAGCCGTGCGCCATGTGCCTCGGCGCCGTGGTTCAGGCCCGGATCGATCGCCTGGTCTATGGGGCCGCGGACCCCAAGTCCGGCGCCGTGCATTCGATCATGAATTTTCCGTTCGACAAACTCAATCACCGCCCTGAAATCACGGGCGGGGTTTTAGCCGATGCCTGCGGCGCGGTTCTCAAATCGTTTTTCCTCGAAAGGCGGCGCCGGCCGCCGAAAACGCGGTCGGAGACACCTTGACAGGCTGACCGGACTTTTTGCTTCCGCGGGCCATTCGCCTTGACTTCTCTTTCCGGACAGGCTTCTCAAGACAATCTTCTCAATCATGTCGCTTGCCCGTTCGTGTCGGAATCGTTATAATACCCGCCTCGCGATCGCGGAGAGGTGGCCGAGTGGTTGAAGGCGACGGTCTCGAAAACCGTTATTCCGAGCAATTGGGATCGCGGGTTCGAATCCCGCCCTCTCCGCCAATGATTCCCCTGATTCGACAGGCCGGAAATCCGGCCTTGTTTTCCAAAGACCCTCCGGCGGGGCGCGGATTGAAGAGGGGCGAAGCGAAATGAAGGATTGGGGAGTTCAATGATGATCTCGAAAGACACAACTCCTGTCGTCCGGATGCCTTTAGTTCTGGCCGGATTCGGCCGCGTCGGCCGCGCCTTCTTCAGGCTTCTCGAGGAAAAGGCGGAAGACTGCCGGAACCGCTACGGCATCGAACTTCCGGTCGTCGCCGTGCTGAGAAGCGGCGGCGGCTATCTGTCTCCTGCAGGACTCCGTGCCGAAGACGTCTTCGACGGCGATAGACCGGCTCCCGCGTCCGCGGAAACATGGAAGGAAAAAATTCGGCTCGACGGGATCTTTCGTGAATCCGACAGGGGATGCCTTGTGGAATGCACCCCGACCGATCTCGAAACGGGTGGTCCGGCTCTGGCCTACTGCCGGTCCGCTCTCCGGTCCGGATGGCACGTCGCCTCCGCAAGCAAGGGCGCCCTGGTCACGGCTTTCCGGGAACTCCGGGATCTTGCCGCGACCAACGGGTCGGCCCTCAAGTTCAGCGGCGCGACGGCGGCGGCACTGCCCACGCTCGATACGGGACGCTTTGCCCTGGCCGGCGCACAAATCGAATCCATTGAGGCCATTCTAACCGGAACGGCGAATTTCATTCTGACTAGAATAGGGGAGGGGCTTTCCTTCGAAGACGCGCTCGAAGAGGCGCGGGA
This genomic window contains:
- a CDS encoding homoserine dehydrogenase, whose translation is MMISKDTTPVVRMPLVLAGFGRVGRAFFRLLEEKAEDCRNRYGIELPVVAVLRSGGGYLSPAGLRAEDVFDGDRPAPASAETWKEKIRLDGIFRESDRGCLVECTPTDLETGGPALAYCRSALRSGWHVASASKGALVTAFRELRDLAATNGSALKFSGATAAALPTLDTGRFALAGAQIESIEAILTGTANFILTRIGEGLSFEDALEEAREKGIAEPDPSLDIDGGDTSAKLVLIANSVLDLAFSLKDVPTEGIRRITSEDIAAARKQNLELKLIGSCRKDSGGNWRLQTSVRSVDATHPLFHVRGTEKGIAYHTDTMGSVVVTGGRSNPRGTAAALLKDILNIRRGIL
- the tadA gene encoding tRNA adenosine(34) deaminase TadA, which gives rise to MKTFVLSAEERFMREALIEACKARVKGEVPIGAVVVAEGRIVARGSNRPVSTRDPSAHAEIVALRKAGRKLGNYRLSGCDLYVTLEPCAMCLGAVVQARIDRLVYGAADPKSGAVHSIMNFPFDKLNHRPEITGGVLADACGAVLKSFFLERRRRPPKTRSETP
- the hflK gene encoding FtsH protease activity modulator HflK, giving the protein MNREYRPQINLELPKISPKVIKAVITGIVVLVLLAGSLYQISPEEIGVILRLGKFVRTTDPGLHIKIPLGIERLTKVPVERQLKMEFGFRTTRVGIRSDYATPAEARMESIMLTGDLNVVVAEWIVQYKIKDAYNYLFKMRDPENTLRAMTESMIRRVVGDSSVDEILTVGRARIAMEGKITLQELCDDYEIGIDINQLIFQDVNPPDPVKPSFNEVNQSIQEKERKINEAWSEYNNEIPRASGEAEQMIRGAEGYLAERVNNALGDAERFMSVYREYAKAPVVTRKRLYLEALNDVLSTIDRKIIFDQSQKNILPLLNLGEEVKK